The following are encoded in a window of Deltaproteobacteria bacterium genomic DNA:
- a CDS encoding reductive dehalogenase, translating into MGIVTTYQRAFNGKRLDPYPVEILKRVDRPTTIVREDQVQRVDERESGFNRALRGDFGPQLSKERHRFVSKHPLSASLVNMQFVLSEIVDGMVAAQKAPLPEDPKIMARHIKETAYFLRADLVGICELPPYAVYSHSMQTGEPVELNHKYAIAIVVDQDWKTARATVGNDWISNSMSFLAYSTSGFIACILADYIRRLGYPARAHHARNYQVVVPPILLMAGLGEVCRIGDIVLNPFLGPRFKASVVTTDLPLAVDKPIDFGLQDFCSKCGKCARYCPSGAISFGDKVMYNGYEKWPNDVEKCTRQRVGNKTGSGCGVCVAVCPWNKPYTPFHRFVQWSMRNIPWTRRFAVWGDDLLGYGKPKKEYKWWLDLEEVDGVLRVPEKAGYRGDHKPPK; encoded by the coding sequence ATGGGCATTGTGACGACTTACCAGCGGGCATTCAACGGAAAACGACTGGATCCTTACCCCGTGGAGATCCTGAAAAGGGTGGATCGACCGACTACGATCGTCAGGGAGGACCAGGTACAGAGGGTGGACGAGCGGGAGAGCGGATTTAACAGGGCATTGAGGGGGGATTTCGGCCCCCAACTTTCAAAGGAGCGGCATCGCTTCGTATCCAAACATCCCCTTTCCGCCTCTCTCGTGAACATGCAGTTCGTTTTGAGCGAAATCGTGGACGGGATGGTCGCGGCCCAAAAAGCGCCTCTACCGGAAGATCCAAAAATCATGGCCCGGCATATAAAGGAAACGGCCTATTTTTTAAGGGCGGATCTCGTCGGGATCTGTGAATTGCCTCCCTATGCCGTATACAGCCATAGCATGCAGACCGGTGAACCTGTGGAACTCAATCACAAGTATGCCATCGCAATCGTGGTCGACCAGGATTGGAAAACGGCCCGGGCGACCGTGGGGAATGACTGGATCAGTAATTCCATGAGCTTCCTGGCCTATTCCACCTCAGGGTTCATCGCCTGTATTCTTGCAGATTATATAAGAAGACTGGGGTACCCTGCCAGGGCCCATCATGCCCGGAACTACCAAGTGGTCGTTCCTCCTATCCTGTTGATGGCTGGGCTCGGTGAGGTTTGCAGGATCGGCGACATCGTTTTGAATCCATTCCTCGGTCCCAGGTTCAAGGCCTCCGTGGTGACCACAGACCTCCCCCTTGCCGTAGACAAACCGATCGATTTCGGGCTCCAGGATTTCTGTTCCAAGTGCGGAAAGTGTGCCCGTTATTGTCCTTCGGGGGCCATCAGCTTCGGGGACAAGGTCATGTACAACGGATACGAGAAATGGCCCAACGACGTCGAAAAATGCACCCGGCAACGGGTGGGAAACAAGACAGGGTCCGGGTGCGGGGTCTGCGTCGCCGTCTGTCCCTGGAACAAACCCTATACTCCCTTTCACCGCTTCGTGCAGTGGAGCATGAGAAATATTCCCTGGACCCGCCGGTTCGCTGTGTGGGGTGACGATCTTTTGGGGTATGGCAAACCGAAAAAGGAGTACAAGTGGTGGTTGGATTTGGAAGAGGTGGACGGCGTTTTGAGGGTTCCTGAGAAGGCCGGATACCGAGGAGATCATAAGCCCCCGAAATAG
- a CDS encoding FadR family transcriptional regulator has product MTETMFRPLKKRRYSDQIAEMIQERIFNQHLKIGTNLPSEQELAQEFQVSRSVVREALRILEISGLVKIKKGPAGGIFVSNGYRRPIRKSLKYMVASGEVTIEHLFDVRLLIEPHVAGEAALHASREDLEKLEALFKECEAHQNDPVLLKKNNLNFHLLLAGASGNPLFSILLEAVFELLIESTLDFFDLALERHFYRVHQKIFEVISRKEPEEAARLIKEDILDVMEKIRSHKKGVEE; this is encoded by the coding sequence ATGACGGAAACGATGTTTAGACCTCTAAAGAAAAGGCGTTATTCTGACCAAATCGCCGAGATGATCCAGGAAAGGATCTTCAACCAGCACCTGAAAATCGGAACCAATCTTCCCTCTGAACAAGAGTTGGCACAGGAATTCCAGGTAAGCCGGTCTGTAGTCAGAGAGGCCTTGCGTATCCTGGAGATATCGGGTTTGGTCAAGATAAAAAAGGGCCCCGCGGGGGGCATTTTCGTCTCCAACGGTTACCGCCGTCCCATCAGGAAGTCCCTCAAGTACATGGTCGCTTCAGGAGAGGTGACCATTGAACACCTCTTCGACGTCCGCTTGCTGATCGAACCCCATGTCGCCGGAGAGGCGGCCCTTCATGCCAGCCGGGAGGACCTGGAAAAACTGGAGGCCCTGTTTAAGGAGTGTGAAGCCCACCAGAATGATCCGGTCCTGTTAAAAAAGAACAACCTCAATTTTCATTTGCTCCTGGCAGGGGCATCGGGAAATCCGCTGTTTTCCATTCTCCTTGAGGCCGTATTCGAACTTCTCATCGAGAGCACCCTGGATTTCTTTGATCTTGCCCTTGAGAGGCATTTTTACCGGGTCCATCAGAAGATATTCGAGGTCATTTCCAGGAAGGAGCCGGAGGAGGCTGCAAGGCTCATAAAGGAGGATATCCTGGATGTAATGGAAAAGATCAGGTCCCATAAGAAAGGCGTTGAGGAGTAA
- the queD gene encoding 6-carboxytetrahydropterin synthase QueD codes for MYELKIVTHFAAAHQLREFAGKCEKLHGHNWKVEVAVSGHQLAENGLLLDFREIKKATDEVLDGLDHEFLNELEAFQTVNPSSENIARFIFEALSRKLNNDQVRVSWVSAWESETACATYMEP; via the coding sequence GTGTACGAATTGAAGATCGTCACCCATTTCGCGGCGGCCCACCAACTCAGGGAATTCGCCGGAAAGTGCGAAAAGTTGCACGGTCATAATTGGAAGGTTGAAGTAGCCGTATCGGGACACCAACTGGCCGAGAACGGACTCCTCCTGGATTTCAGGGAGATCAAAAAAGCCACCGATGAAGTGCTCGATGGCCTGGACCACGAATTCCTGAATGAACTGGAGGCCTTTCAGACCGTAAATCCCTCCTCGGAAAACATCGCCCGCTTCATTTTTGAAGCTCTGTCCCGAAAACTCAACAATGATCAAGTCAGGGTCTCCTGGGTCTCGGCGTGGGAATCGGAAACAGCCTGTGCCACTTACATGGAGCCCTGA
- a CDS encoding zinc ribbon domain-containing protein encodes MPTYDFKCEKCNKKFSMTMTVSEYEKTKFRCPKCKSAKVKQQITPFQVQTSKKS; translated from the coding sequence ATGCCTACCTATGATTTCAAATGTGAAAAATGCAACAAGAAGTTTTCAATGACCATGACTGTCTCCGAATATGAAAAGACCAAATTCAGGTGTCCAAAATGTAAAAGTGCCAAGGTTAAGCAGCAGATTACTCCTTTTCAGGTTCAGACCTCAAAAAAGAGCTAA